One Bacillus sp. 1780r2a1 DNA segment encodes these proteins:
- a CDS encoding response regulator transcription factor — protein MNKASILLVDDEVAIVKMMETVLNKEGFQHIYKAYNAKEALDVLQKHSVDIILLDVMLPDKSGFDICPKIRELSNAYILFVTAKVSDLDVLTGFAIGGDDYVTKPFNPLEIAARIKARLRRKEALLEKSKHGQSVSMVKRYTFDHFIVDETAGELIVNGKVVACPAQVFLLLLHFCKNVNIVLSKSQLLEAVWGYNQFVDENTVTVHIRRIRERIEENPGSPKHLLTVRGLGYKLVRGKTS, from the coding sequence ATGAATAAAGCATCTATTTTATTAGTGGATGACGAGGTGGCCATTGTGAAAATGATGGAAACGGTACTGAATAAAGAGGGTTTTCAACATATATATAAAGCGTATAATGCAAAAGAAGCACTAGATGTATTACAAAAACATTCAGTTGATATTATTTTATTAGACGTCATGTTACCTGATAAGAGCGGCTTTGATATTTGTCCAAAAATCCGAGAACTATCAAACGCCTATATTCTGTTTGTAACGGCCAAGGTATCGGATTTAGATGTATTAACTGGGTTTGCGATTGGTGGGGATGACTATGTGACGAAGCCGTTTAACCCATTAGAAATCGCAGCTCGAATTAAAGCAAGATTACGGCGGAAGGAAGCGCTTCTTGAAAAATCAAAGCATGGCCAATCTGTTTCAATGGTGAAGCGCTATACGTTTGATCACTTTATAGTTGATGAAACAGCAGGCGAATTAATTGTGAATGGAAAGGTTGTAGCTTGTCCCGCTCAGGTTTTTTTGTTGCTACTTCATTTTTGTAAAAACGTCAACATTGTATTATCTAAGTCACAGCTTTTAGAAGCGGTTTGGGGATACAATCAGTTTGTTGATGAAAATACAGTCACTGTTCATATTCGTAGAATTCGAGAGCGAATTGAAGAAAATCCAGGAAGTCCAAAGCATCTTCTTACCGTAAGAGGACTTGGATATAAGCTGGTCCGTGGAAAAACATCGTGA
- the corA gene encoding magnesium/cobalt transporter CorA, which yields MIKILAKTKEELLTNLTIDELQAHPSIDWYWIDFYNPTEQEQQALEEKFDFHPLAVEDCLNQGQRAKFEIYDEHYFLVYYALHKEELENLEVSAFIGDNFVVTYHVDKLRSVARVTNLVEKDPNVVENDPWEIIYELLDHTVDEYFPTLYRLEDQIDDIEDNAKNETMDELMRNLYDIRSDLSRMRRILNPMRDLIYRIMSTNALKEKEQVRYFNDIYDHLLNMIEIMNASRDLSNDIRESFMSINSDRMNSIMFTLTLMSAIFLPLTFIAGLYGMNFSYMPELAGKYNYFIVLGIMIGLVGVMVFAFYKMGWFKYRKGPKL from the coding sequence ATGATTAAAATTTTAGCCAAAACAAAAGAAGAGCTTTTGACCAATTTAACAATTGACGAATTGCAGGCTCACCCTTCAATTGACTGGTACTGGATTGACTTTTATAATCCAACAGAACAAGAGCAGCAAGCTCTTGAAGAGAAGTTTGATTTTCATCCACTTGCCGTTGAAGATTGTTTAAATCAAGGTCAAAGAGCAAAATTTGAAATTTATGATGAGCACTATTTCTTAGTATATTATGCGCTACATAAAGAAGAATTAGAAAACCTAGAGGTGTCAGCGTTTATTGGAGATAATTTTGTCGTTACGTATCATGTCGATAAGCTAAGAAGCGTAGCTAGGGTGACAAACCTTGTAGAGAAGGACCCAAACGTTGTAGAGAATGATCCGTGGGAAATTATTTATGAGCTGCTTGATCATACAGTAGATGAATACTTCCCCACACTTTACCGATTAGAAGATCAAATTGATGATATCGAAGACAATGCAAAGAATGAAACAATGGATGAACTGATGAGAAATCTATATGACATTCGCAGTGATTTATCGCGAATGCGCAGAATTTTAAATCCAATGCGTGATTTAATTTACCGCATTATGTCCACAAACGCTTTAAAAGAAAAAGAACAGGTGCGTTATTTTAACGATATTTATGATCATTTGTTAAATATGATTGAAATCATGAATGCCAGTCGAGATTTATCAAATGATATTCGAGAAAGCTTTATGTCAATTAACTCAGACAGAATGAATTCCATTATGTTTACGCTGACGCTGATGTCAGCTATCTTCTTGCCTCTTACGTTTATCGCAGGTTTGTATGGAATGAATTTCTCATATATGCCAGAGCTCGCTGGTAAATATAATTACTTTATCGTACTTGGAATTATGATTGGTCTGGTAGGGGTTATGGTTTTTGCCTTTTACAAAATGGGCTGGTTTAAATATCGAAAAGGTCCTAAGTTATAA
- a CDS encoding ABC transporter permease, giving the protein MWAISTKEFQGLFKSIRSIIIILSILGVSYGLAHLMEQFETQLTQTQFKDGANSGIIIMLLVFGPLFVSSLSHGLINQEVKSRTMRFLATKASREHIILGKFLGVCLFWFTCITASFFLIALVSHSFSLSIFFECILFATCIISLVLMISTLISNPAHTMFFTIVLSVALPAISIWSIFSSKLYITWFKYITPYYYIYLGKGYILILLAFVGLFITISLLHFKRREL; this is encoded by the coding sequence ATGTGGGCTATTAGTACAAAAGAGTTTCAAGGGTTATTTAAAAGTATTCGATCTATTATTATTATTCTATCTATTCTCGGAGTATCCTACGGATTAGCTCATCTCATGGAGCAATTTGAAACCCAATTAACGCAGACACAGTTTAAGGATGGCGCCAATAGCGGGATTATCATAATGCTATTAGTATTCGGCCCGCTTTTTGTTTCAAGCCTCTCTCACGGCTTAATAAATCAGGAAGTAAAATCCCGAACAATGAGATTTTTAGCTACAAAAGCCTCTAGAGAACACATTATTTTAGGAAAGTTTTTAGGGGTTTGTCTCTTTTGGTTTACGTGTATTACGGCATCATTTTTCTTAATTGCGCTTGTTTCACACAGCTTTTCTTTGTCCATATTTTTCGAGTGTATCTTGTTTGCCACTTGTATCATCTCATTAGTTCTCATGATTTCAACATTAATTTCTAATCCAGCTCATACGATGTTTTTTACAATAGTTTTATCTGTCGCTTTACCAGCAATAAGCATTTGGAGCATATTTTCATCTAAGCTATATATTACATGGTTTAAATATATAACCCCATACTATTATATCTATCTAGGAAAGGGCTATATACTGATACTCTTAGCATTTGTCGGCTTGTTTATAACAATCAGCTTGCTTCATTTTAAAAGGAGAGAACTATGA
- a CDS encoding ATP-binding protein: MIKDARKAALKIAVMYIITGAVWILISDKLSRILAQDKFELYIFFQQYKGWFFMLATGIILYGLVYRRAYHLLQSQDELSKKDYELLTSHEHYQSLFKHNPDAVFEISKEGQVLSTNPQGEKITGYSRLQLKGMKTSELIADDDQSLCHEHFRNVLKGESAKYELKIINQKGQVRLLRSSLLPIVVNSQVVGVFMIARDITNYRRDEELMIASEKMSVIGQLAAAVAHEVRNPLTSLKGFVQVMQATKQVDERYLDIMMAEIDRINLISSEMLILGKKQHVAFEITNLNEVLKQVLILMEAQANFNNISLIAHYDSKRDLYVMSDPNQLKQVFINIIKNSIEAIINQGEIIVTLAEEEGFAVIQFRDTGIGMSEERVEQVGTPFYSTKEAGTGLGLAVCFKIIERHQGEIEFESEKGKGTLVTVSLPLANE, encoded by the coding sequence TTGATAAAAGATGCTCGTAAAGCAGCACTGAAGATTGCAGTGATGTACATTATAACGGGAGCCGTATGGATTCTTATTTCTGATAAGTTGTCTCGTATTCTTGCTCAAGATAAGTTCGAATTATATATCTTTTTTCAACAGTATAAAGGCTGGTTCTTCATGTTGGCGACAGGTATTATTCTATACGGGTTAGTCTATCGTCGTGCATATCATTTGCTTCAATCACAGGATGAGTTATCCAAAAAGGATTATGAACTTCTAACTAGCCATGAACACTATCAATCATTATTTAAACATAACCCGGATGCAGTATTTGAGATTAGTAAAGAAGGGCAAGTTCTCTCTACTAACCCTCAAGGTGAAAAAATAACAGGTTATTCAAGATTACAGCTAAAAGGGATGAAAACCTCAGAATTAATCGCTGATGATGATCAAAGTCTTTGTCATGAACATTTTCGTAATGTTTTAAAAGGTGAGAGTGCTAAGTATGAATTAAAGATTATTAATCAAAAAGGGCAAGTACGCTTATTAAGAAGTTCACTTTTACCAATCGTCGTTAATAGTCAAGTTGTCGGTGTATTTATGATTGCCAGGGATATTACGAATTATCGTCGAGATGAAGAGCTTATGATTGCTTCTGAGAAAATGTCTGTAATTGGTCAGCTGGCAGCCGCCGTTGCTCATGAGGTAAGAAATCCTCTTACTTCATTAAAAGGATTTGTACAAGTCATGCAGGCTACAAAGCAAGTAGATGAACGTTACCTTGACATCATGATGGCTGAAATTGATCGAATTAATTTAATTTCTAGTGAGATGCTTATTTTAGGTAAAAAACAGCATGTAGCTTTTGAGATAACCAATTTAAACGAAGTGTTAAAGCAAGTGTTAATCTTAATGGAAGCTCAAGCAAATTTTAATAACATTTCTTTAATTGCTCATTATGACTCAAAGAGAGACCTGTACGTTATGTCAGATCCTAATCAGCTAAAACAAGTATTTATTAATATTATTAAAAATAGTATTGAAGCAATAATTAATCAAGGTGAGATTATTGTAACATTAGCTGAAGAAGAAGGTTTTGCCGTTATTCAGTTCAGGGATACAGGAATTGGCATGAGTGAAGAGAGAGTTGAACAAGTTGGGACACCTTTTTATTCAACCAAAGAAGCAGGTACAGGACTGGGGCTAGCCGTTTGTTTTAAAATTATTGAACGTCACCAAGGTGAAATTGAATTTGAGAGTGAAAAAGGAAAAGGAACATTGGTAACAGTATCATTGCCTTTAGCTAATGAATAG
- a CDS encoding ABC transporter ATP-binding protein produces MYAIETYNLTKQYGDKIAVNHISLKVSSGEIFGFLGRNGAGKSTFINMLTGISLPSQGEFKLLGKPMSQKQRKQIGVLPDYSTFYDHMTALQHLRYFSKVQGIKLSIEEASTFLKKVGLLGSQHQKVKNFSFGMKKKLGIAQAICSNPTLIFLDEPTSGVDMESALSIHTLIKELQAEGKTIFMTSHNLHEVEKLCTRIAIMKDGEIVTEGTMEDLRSQHQKKKRVVIKHDPYPTNQSKSIKQLFRTLSPKFECGHTETTVMLTSRKNIPFLIRELTQLDVNLYKVEVEEPSLENIFLQENTSPTLHVNN; encoded by the coding sequence ATGTATGCAATTGAAACATATAACCTAACTAAGCAATATGGTGATAAAATCGCTGTTAATCATATTAGTTTAAAAGTTTCTTCAGGAGAAATCTTTGGATTTCTAGGTCGAAATGGAGCTGGTAAATCTACTTTTATTAACATGTTAACAGGTATTTCTTTACCTTCTCAAGGAGAGTTTAAACTTCTAGGCAAGCCAATGAGCCAAAAACAAAGAAAGCAAATTGGGGTACTCCCTGACTATTCAACTTTTTATGACCATATGACAGCTTTACAACACTTGCGTTACTTCTCAAAAGTACAAGGAATTAAGCTATCTATAGAAGAAGCTTCTACCTTTCTAAAAAAGGTCGGCCTTTTAGGTTCCCAACATCAAAAGGTAAAGAATTTTTCATTTGGAATGAAAAAGAAATTAGGTATTGCTCAGGCCATTTGTTCCAACCCTACGCTCATTTTTCTGGATGAACCAACTTCAGGAGTCGATATGGAATCCGCACTTTCTATTCATACGCTCATTAAAGAGCTGCAGGCAGAAGGAAAAACTATCTTTATGACCTCACATAATTTACATGAAGTAGAAAAACTATGTACTCGCATAGCCATTATGAAGGACGGCGAGATTGTAACAGAGGGGACCATGGAAGACCTTCGCTCTCAACATCAAAAAAAGAAAAGGGTTGTAATTAAGCATGACCCTTACCCAACAAATCAATCTAAGTCAATTAAGCAACTGTTTCGTACTCTAAGCCCTAAGTTTGAATGTGGACATACGGAGACAACGGTTATGTTAACAAGCAGAAAGAATATTCCGTTTCTCATTCGTGAGCTTACACAATTAGATGTCAATCTTTATAAAGTAGAAGTGGAGGAACCTTCTTTAGAAAATATATTCTTGCAAGAAAACACCTCACCAACTTTACATGTAAACAATTAA
- the dcuS gene encoding DcuS/MalK family sensor histidine kinase translates to MVKGLRMKLRSVIILLVCIVVLMSLLLTDLLVSNSTEENVRNQKAEKATDVAKIVANSSEVRKGLAEKNSEDIQAYTNSIQEELGVLFIVVMNMDGIRQSHPNEAKIGEHFEGGDEKKALQGERYTSVAKGTLDESLRAFVPIYNERSEQIGAVAVGISLAQVEQAVQEDHRRILIGSLFGLLVGIIGAVLLATYIKRTLFGLEPSNIAKILEERSMMLQSVREGVLAIDKEGTITLANKSAVRLFKKAGLSGRPIGLKIADYMPGSRLEEVLSTGESHYDEEQVVNGISIVVNRVPLLVDGEAVGALSTFRDKTEVNVLAEQLTGVKTYVEALRAQSHEFMNKLHVILGMVQMGYHDELSKYIHELVDHRYGEVNSVTKQIKDLALAGFLMGKMSYAREEQVQLSMEVINQIPEPQDSQLTHHLITIIGNLVDNGIDAVKDNKKSKKVGVVLKYENERLAIEVSDNGYGMSSDKLTRIFEKGFSTKGANRGFGLYLVKQSIDALQGELMIDSFVNSGTTFSINLIYKGRVEQHD, encoded by the coding sequence ATGGTCAAAGGATTAAGAATGAAGCTGCGATCAGTCATCATTTTACTTGTATGTATCGTTGTTTTAATGTCATTATTATTAACCGATTTGTTAGTCAGTAACTCAACGGAGGAAAACGTTCGGAATCAAAAAGCAGAAAAAGCGACCGATGTGGCTAAAATTGTTGCAAACTCCAGTGAGGTAAGAAAAGGATTAGCAGAAAAAAATTCAGAAGACATTCAAGCATATACTAATTCCATTCAAGAAGAGCTAGGTGTGTTGTTTATTGTAGTCATGAATATGGATGGAATTCGTCAGTCTCACCCCAATGAAGCTAAAATTGGAGAGCATTTTGAAGGTGGAGATGAGAAAAAGGCCTTACAAGGTGAACGGTATACATCAGTTGCAAAAGGAACGTTAGATGAATCGTTAAGAGCATTTGTACCTATTTATAATGAACGCAGTGAACAAATTGGTGCGGTGGCTGTAGGAATTTCGCTAGCTCAGGTCGAGCAAGCTGTTCAGGAAGACCATCGACGCATTTTAATTGGTTCTCTTTTCGGATTATTAGTTGGAATTATCGGTGCTGTCCTATTAGCAACCTATATTAAGCGAACGTTATTCGGTTTAGAACCATCAAACATTGCTAAAATCCTTGAGGAAAGAAGCATGATGTTACAGTCCGTTCGAGAGGGTGTTCTTGCGATTGATAAGGAAGGAACGATTACTCTAGCCAATAAATCGGCCGTACGCTTATTTAAAAAAGCGGGCTTATCGGGGCGGCCAATCGGCTTAAAGATTGCTGATTATATGCCAGGCTCACGATTGGAGGAAGTATTGTCAACAGGCGAATCTCATTATGACGAAGAGCAAGTAGTCAATGGTATTTCAATCGTTGTAAACCGCGTACCGCTGCTTGTAGATGGCGAAGCGGTAGGAGCTTTATCAACATTTCGTGATAAAACGGAAGTGAATGTGCTAGCTGAGCAGCTTACAGGTGTTAAAACGTATGTTGAAGCGTTACGTGCTCAGTCCCATGAGTTTATGAATAAGCTACATGTTATCTTAGGAATGGTACAAATGGGGTATCATGATGAACTTTCAAAATATATCCATGAACTTGTTGATCACAGGTACGGGGAAGTAAATTCGGTAACGAAACAAATAAAAGATCTAGCATTAGCTGGCTTTTTAATGGGGAAAATGAGCTATGCTAGGGAAGAACAAGTGCAGTTAAGCATGGAAGTGATTAATCAAATTCCAGAGCCCCAAGATTCACAGCTTACACATCATCTTATTACCATTATTGGCAACTTAGTAGATAACGGAATTGATGCCGTTAAAGATAATAAAAAATCAAAAAAAGTAGGCGTAGTATTAAAGTATGAAAATGAACGTTTGGCAATTGAGGTTTCAGATAATGGCTATGGAATGTCATCAGATAAGCTTACTCGGATATTTGAAAAAGGTTTTTCAACAAAGGGTGCTAATCGAGGCTTTGGATTATATCTAGTGAAACAAAGCATCGATGCCTTACAAGGTGAGCTAATGATTGACTCATTTGTTAATAGCGGAACAACATTTTCAATAAACCTTATATATAAAGGAAGGGTAGAGCAACATGATTAA
- a CDS encoding DUF418 domain-containing protein, which yields MDTKRVTLIDSMRGFSLFGILLANMLIFQYGIYGKDAIHLFSLSESDMGGYYFLKIVVEGSFMPIFTFLFGYSMVKMQEGLKRKQLSVKRHFSRRFILLLAMGMCHGIFLWEGDILAFYGMIGFFLLFFFLNRKPKTLLLWAALLFLLVGASSYGSLNETTEFLMDKDNLATYVKESISIYGSGTYTEISDYRNNSDEPLNIDGTKLALIFLLAPFATAPLFLLGMYAGKKGWFQSPALHQKRYGRLAVILIPISLLFKATAHVWPDASWAGIPSAFGLNLLSLGYMFGFAWVYCKLEKSTLMKAFESVGRLSLSNYLFQTVICTTIFYGYGLGQFGTFGMIKGIALCTTIYFIQLVFSLLYLRKLKVGPVEQLLRMWTNLSWSGKATMKKTFIDNSNKSVI from the coding sequence ATGGACACAAAACGTGTGACGCTAATTGATAGCATGAGAGGATTTAGTTTATTTGGTATCTTACTCGCTAATATGCTCATTTTCCAGTACGGAATTTATGGAAAAGATGCGATTCACTTATTCTCTTTATCGGAAAGCGATATGGGTGGATATTACTTTTTAAAAATAGTTGTTGAAGGAAGCTTCATGCCAATTTTCACTTTTTTATTTGGGTATTCAATGGTCAAAATGCAAGAGGGCTTAAAGCGAAAACAGCTGAGTGTGAAACGTCACTTTTCTCGACGTTTTATCTTGCTTTTGGCAATGGGTATGTGCCATGGAATTTTCCTTTGGGAAGGTGATATTCTTGCTTTTTACGGGATGATTGGCTTCTTTTTATTATTTTTCTTTTTAAACCGTAAGCCAAAAACGCTGCTACTATGGGCTGCACTGTTATTTCTTTTAGTTGGGGCATCAAGTTACGGATCGTTAAATGAAACAACTGAATTCTTAATGGATAAGGATAATTTAGCAACTTACGTCAAAGAATCTATTTCAATCTATGGTTCTGGAACCTATACAGAAATTAGCGATTATCGTAATAACTCCGATGAGCCGTTAAACATTGATGGAACCAAACTGGCATTGATCTTTTTACTAGCTCCATTTGCTACAGCACCTTTATTTCTACTCGGTATGTATGCAGGAAAGAAAGGTTGGTTTCAAAGTCCAGCACTGCATCAAAAGCGTTATGGACGCCTGGCCGTCATTTTAATCCCTATCAGTTTACTTTTTAAAGCTACTGCGCATGTGTGGCCAGATGCTAGCTGGGCAGGTATTCCAAGTGCTTTTGGATTAAATCTGCTATCGCTCGGCTATATGTTTGGGTTTGCATGGGTTTATTGCAAGCTTGAGAAATCCACTCTGATGAAGGCTTTTGAAAGCGTTGGCCGCCTTTCACTAAGCAACTACTTGTTCCAAACGGTGATCTGCACCACTATTTTTTATGGATATGGCCTAGGGCAGTTCGGAACATTTGGCATGATTAAAGGCATTGCACTATGTACAACAATCTATTTCATTCAGCTCGTTTTCAGTTTGCTTTATTTACGTAAGCTTAAAGTTGGCCCTGTCGAACAGCTGCTTCGTATGTGGACGAATTTATCATGGAGTGGCAAAGCAACCATGAAGAAAACATTTATAGATAATAGTAACAAATCTGTGATTTAA
- a CDS encoding response regulator — MINILIVEDDPMVAQFNQKYIEDIDGFSVAGVAHSVKDAISQLEEVHVDLILLDIFMPGQNGLELLTYIRKEQKEVDVIAITAASDMKTIQQVLRNGAIEYLIKPFTFSRFQQALVAYKNKFYTMKSQSRMNQQEVDELFTSHSADEVEAETLPKGLTTGTLEVVIQKIEEFSGEAFSTDDIAEKSGISRVSVRKYLKFLTDIGVLGERMTYGTIGRPVYAYIYNEKQKHILSNYLS, encoded by the coding sequence ATGATTAACATTTTAATTGTAGAAGATGATCCGATGGTAGCGCAGTTTAATCAAAAGTATATTGAAGATATTGATGGATTTTCAGTAGCGGGTGTCGCTCATTCCGTGAAGGATGCAATCAGTCAATTAGAAGAAGTGCACGTTGACTTGATTTTGCTTGATATTTTTATGCCAGGTCAAAATGGATTAGAGCTGTTGACATATATTCGGAAAGAACAGAAAGAAGTGGACGTTATTGCTATAACAGCTGCTTCCGACATGAAAACAATTCAACAAGTGTTGCGAAATGGCGCAATTGAATACTTAATTAAGCCGTTTACGTTCAGCCGTTTTCAACAAGCATTAGTCGCATATAAAAATAAATTCTATACAATGAAATCACAGTCTAGGATGAACCAACAGGAAGTGGACGAGTTGTTCACTTCACATAGTGCAGATGAAGTTGAAGCAGAAACCTTACCAAAAGGGCTTACAACGGGTACCCTTGAAGTTGTTATTCAGAAAATAGAAGAATTTAGTGGTGAGGCTTTTTCAACGGATGATATTGCTGAAAAATCAGGCATTTCTAGAGTATCGGTTCGCAAATATTTAAAATTTTTGACCGATATTGGTGTTCTTGGAGAACGAATGACCTATGGAACGATTGGCCGTCCTGTTTATGCTTATATTTATAATGAAAAGCAAAAACATATATTAAGTAATTACCTATCATAG
- a CDS encoding M20 family metallopeptidase has translation MKENIISAIDELQQTFYDISQYIGNNPELGHEEVKACTALTNELAKHNFEVEIGTCDLATAFTAVYDSHKPGPSIGFMAEYDALPGLGHACGHNLIGTMAIAAAIGLSKVLSETGGKVYVYGTPAEETTGGKVTMADAGVFNHLDAAMMVHPYYCHQKSGRSLAMDAIQFEFFGKSAHAAAAPHEGINALDAVIQTFNGINALRQHVKPDVRIHGVIPEGGKAANIVPDYATAQFYVRASNRKYVNEVTERVKACAQGAALSTGARLEISNYEFSYDDMVTNEVLSTAYTQNLQMLGVSTEEIFEDQGDHGSLDMGNVSQVVPSIHPYIKICDEYFVCHTHEFREAALSPQGQEALILGAKTMALTGYDLLTNKELLQKVKDEFSK, from the coding sequence ATGAAGGAAAATATTATTTCAGCAATCGATGAGTTACAGCAAACATTTTATGATATTAGTCAATATATTGGAAATAACCCGGAACTTGGCCATGAAGAAGTAAAAGCTTGTACAGCACTCACAAATGAGTTAGCTAAGCATAATTTTGAGGTGGAAATAGGGACGTGTGATTTAGCTACTGCTTTTACGGCTGTGTATGATAGTCATAAGCCAGGACCGTCAATTGGCTTTATGGCAGAATACGATGCGCTACCGGGACTAGGACATGCTTGTGGCCATAACTTGATTGGTACAATGGCCATTGCAGCAGCGATTGGATTGAGCAAAGTTTTGAGTGAGACAGGCGGTAAAGTATATGTATACGGGACACCTGCAGAAGAAACAACGGGTGGTAAAGTAACGATGGCAGATGCGGGTGTTTTTAACCATCTAGACGCAGCTATGATGGTTCATCCATATTATTGCCACCAAAAAAGCGGTAGATCACTAGCAATGGACGCTATTCAATTCGAGTTTTTCGGAAAATCAGCACATGCAGCAGCAGCACCTCATGAAGGAATCAATGCGCTAGATGCAGTTATTCAAACATTTAATGGAATCAATGCTCTTCGTCAGCATGTGAAGCCAGATGTCAGAATCCATGGTGTTATCCCTGAAGGAGGCAAGGCTGCTAATATTGTACCCGACTATGCTACAGCGCAATTCTATGTGCGAGCATCTAATAGAAAGTATGTTAATGAGGTAACAGAGCGAGTAAAAGCTTGTGCACAAGGTGCAGCTTTATCCACAGGAGCACGATTGGAAATTTCAAACTATGAATTTTCATATGATGATATGGTGACAAATGAAGTATTATCAACAGCTTATACACAAAATCTACAGATGCTAGGCGTGTCAACGGAAGAAATTTTTGAAGATCAAGGCGATCATGGTTCACTAGACATGGGGAATGTGAGCCAAGTGGTGCCTTCAATTCATCCATACATTAAGATATGTGACGAATATTTTGTTTGTCATACTCATGAATTTAGAGAAGCGGCTCTTAGTCCACAAGGACAAGAAGCGCTTATTCTAGGGGCAAAAACCATGGCGTTAACAGGATATGACTTGCTAACAAATAAAGAGCTCTTGCAAAAAGTCAAAGATGAATTCTCTAAATGA